ATTGCCAAGTGGAGTTTGACTGACCTCCAGCAGCCGAAGTGACCCAACCGGCTGTCCCGCCAAAAGGTGTAAAGGAATCTAGCCGCGCTCAGGCCGCGGCGGGAAGGGAGGCTTGGGCGGGGGCCGGAGCCGGCACGCGGGACGCGTGCGCTCCCCGAGGCCGATGGTTATGGCCGCGGGGGTTAACAATGTGAACAGGTTGGGGCGGTTGCAAGGATGGTGAAAATACCAGTATCATAGATGGGGCATGATCGCCGAAGTGGAAGAAGTGACGGGCGAGGTGCGAATGCACGTGTGGGGGGCGGACTTGAGCGGCTCCCTGCAAGGCGCGGGCGGCGTGGGCGGGTTATTGATGACGTTCATCATTAATGGCCCGAATGCAGGGGTGTATTTTCCGGTTTATGATGGGAATGGGAACGTGATGGGGTATGTGCGGGGGGCGGATGGTTTGTTGGTGGTGCAATATGAGTATGGCCCTTTTGGCGAACTCCTCCGCGCCACTGGCCCCCTCTCCCAGACCTTCAACTACCTCTTCTCCACCAAACCCCTCGACTGGGAAATCGGCCTCCTCTACTACGGCCACCGCTACTACAATCCCACCACCGGCCGGTGGCCAAGCAGAGACCCGTTGGGGGAGAAGGGTGGCATTAATCTCTACGAGTTCGTGAGGAACAATCCTATCTTGAAGGTTGATCCAGACGGACGCAATCCAATCATTATCGGTGGCGGGATAATCGTTGTGGGTGGTGGTGGTGCTTACGTTGGCCTCTGCATCAACCGATGGGCCTGTCGGCGGTATCGCGACCTGACTCTTGGACTTGGTGAAGCCCAAGCCAACGCAAACGCTCCAGACGGTTCGACTCATCGCGGTGCAGGTGCTACTCCGGGCAATGACGCTGATATGCTGACACACTGCATCACCTCGTGCGATCTGGCACGACATCCAGGGCCTTGTGGCAGTCCTGACAGGGCGCTGGACTTCATGCAAGAACGAGAAACCGGCAACGACGCTGCGACGCAAATTGACCGGCTCAACAACGAAGTAGGCTTTGGAGTTGGAATCAGCTCACAGAGGCAGGGGCAAACCTGCACCGCTGCGTGTCTCGCTGCCTTGAATCGTGGCTTGCTCTACACCATTCGTAACGGAGCACCAGCGTCATCACCACCGAGGAGATAGCGTTATGGCGCTTCCCAAGAAATTGAAGTTGCTTCTCGGGGGTTTGGTTTTGTTACCAACTCTTTACGCAGCGAATTACTTTGTGACTCCTAACCTGATTGGTGTCACAAAACTTGAGGAGCGTTGCCGTCCTCGCGGAAAACTCAAGTTCGATTCAGAAACTTGGAAGCAAGCCGCACCAACCTCTGGCAGACGTTTTGAAATGGTGGACGACCTATTGAAGGCGGACACGCTGTTCAACCTCGACGCTAATCAGGTTGAGAACCTTCTGGGCAAAGCTGACATTGTCAGCGACCAGCAAGGTGAGAAACAGTTTGTTTACGTGCTTGGAGACCAAAGGGCTTACCCGGCCAGGTCAATTTGGTTTCCTCGATTGTTTGCCAACCGCGACCGCTGGATGCTTGAAGTCCGACTGCGCAACGGGAAAGTCTCCTTCGCAAAAGTGTTCTTCACCTGAAAGCGCCCAGTGTCCCGCACAAACGGTGTAAGGAATTTAGCACCGCTCAGGCCGTGGCGGGGAGGGAGGCTTCGGCGGGGGCCGGAGCCGGCACGCGAGACGCGCGCGCCCCCCGAGACCAAGGGTTAAGGCTGCGAGGGTTAACAACGCGATTGGGGCGGATCTGAGCGGCACCCTGCAAGGCGCTGGCGGCGTGGGCGCGAGCGGTGCTTAAGTTGCCGGAGAGGGGAGTAGAGTTACTGGCTTGCCGGGCTAGGAGATGGGTGGCCGCTTTAGTTGAGATTTTGGGGGGATCACCACCGAGGCCACGGTGTTGAGCAGGAAGAGGGCCACCGCCACGGCGTTGAAGATGGCACCCCATTGCCGCGCCCAGAATATATCCAGCAAGTCGCCCATCACCCGGAGGGCCAGCGCGCCGTGCAACATGGTTACGTGCGCATAGAGCACCGGGCGCCAGGTGGCGGTGAAATTGAGGATGGCCGGGAAGATGACGGGGGCATGGCCAAAAATCATGGAGAACACAAAGCCCACGAAGAAGGTGTGGAGCACGGCGTCATAGGGGAAGGGACCGCTTTCCAGCGGGCTGAAGCGCATCATCAAGATGCCGCTGAGGGACATCCAGACATAACCGGTGAGGAGGCACACGGCCATGAAGCGAGGCAGGCCCGGGTGTCTGAGGGTGCGGCGGGCCAGGTCAAACCATCCCAGCCAAAGCGCCAGGGCGAGCAGACCGGCGCCGGTCAGGCGCTCGCCCCAGAGGGGATGCCAGGCGCTGGCAATCACGCCGGTTAGGCAAGGGGCGAGGGCGGCAAAAAACAGAGGGCGGGCCCAGGGTGATGGGCGGGTGAAGCGATTCAAGTCGAGGCGCTCGCCCACGATGGTGAGGCCCAGGAAGGCGATCCACCAGGGCACGATGCGGTTGAAGGGCCAGCCCTGGGTCCACAGCACATTGCCCACCAGCCAGCACATTGCGGCGATGGCCATCAGGAGGGTGAAGAGGGCCTTTTGCAACGCCACCACGCGCCAGGCGACGGCGGCAAACACCGCGCTGCCAGCGGTGACCAGCCAGACGGGATGCGGTGCGGTAACGCCGGCCACCATGGCGAGGGAGCCGGCGGCGGTCAGGATGGGCGGGAGGTAGGTCCACCAGGTGCGCAGGCCCACGGCGCGTTCGAGGCCGATGACGGTGCCCAGGAAACCGCAAATCATCAAGGGGCCGTGGAGGGTGATCCAGTTGGCGCCATGTTCTGGGGTGGGCAGTTGCACGCCCAGCCGAAGGAGACCGCCCCAGACGGCGGCCACCAGGCAGGCCATGGCCAGGACCACGAGGGGTGCCCGGCCGGCGCGCTGCCAGCGCAGGCTGGTGGGTTGGTTTGCCGGCATACGTTGTGGGGCAGCGGGGCGGGTGCCGCCCCGGGCCGTTGTCCTTATTCTAGCTTAAACCGGCGGGGCTGGTTTGACCTGGGTAAAGGTTTTGGTTTTCCGGGGCAGGCGGGCAGGCAAGGCCATCCCGGGGCGAGGCGGTTATCCCCAAGGCCTGGTGTTTTACCGGTGAGAGGCTGGCGGGGAGGGTTAGAACAAGGTGCCCACGGCCATGCCCAGGACGCTCAAAGGTCCCTGGTCTTCGAGGCTTTCGGTGGCTTTGTCGAGTTTTTGGAGGGTCAGTTTGGCGTTTTTGAAGAGGCTTTCATCGTTGACCAGGCGGCCCACGGAGCCCTGGCCGCGGTTGATCTTCTGCATGATTTCCCGCAGGTTGGTCATGGCGGTGGAGGTTTCGGTGTAGAGCTTGTCGTCCTTGAGGAGGAGGCCGACGGTGCCCTTGCCGGCCTGGACGCCATCCAACATTTCGTTGACGCGGGAGAGGGCGAGGTTGAGGTTGGTGGTGATGGTCTTGGCGTTGGCGATGACGGCCCGGCCTTCGTCAATGGCGCTGCGGACTTCGAGGGCGGTGGCTTCAAAGTTGGAAAGGGTGTTCACGGCGGTGGTGTGGAGGGTGTCTTCGCGGATGAGGCGGCCCACGGTGCCACGGCCCTGGGCGATTTGATCGGAGATGCTGCGGAGGTTGCCAATGGTGAGGGTGAGGGGCTCGCGGTTTTGCTTGAGGAAATCGGTCAGGGGCCCCAGGAGGTTGTCAATGCGGTCGCCGCTGAAGCTGCGGGTGATGTTTTCGATGCCGCTGGCCACATTGTCCACCTTGGCCAGCATCTCGCTGAGGTCCGCCCCCTCCACGGTTTCGATGAATTTGCCGGGCTCGAGGGGGAGGCCTTTTTCGGAGCCGAAATCGAGCGCTACAAAGTTCTGGCCCATGAGGCCGGTGAACTTGATGCGGGCCTTGGAGTCGGTACGCACGACGACGTCCTTGCGGAGGCGGAGGGTGACCTGGACGAGGTTGTTGGTGAGGGTTACGCTGTCCACGCGGCCGACGGGCACGCCGGCCATTTTCACGGGGTCGCCCACTTTGAGTTCGTGCACGTTTTTGAAGAGGGCGTGGACGGGGTAGGTTTTAAGGAACAGGTCCTTGCTGCCGGCCAGCTCGAGAATGATGACGGCCACAATCACGGCCAGCGCAGCAAAGATGCCCAACCGGGTTTCGAGAGTGTTGCGCATAAGCGTCAGGTTTGAGGTTTGAATTTAAAGTCTGCGGATAAAAACTTTTGCACTTCGGGATCGGGGCATTGCCGGATTTGGGCGGGGGTGCCGAGGGCCCGGAGCCGGCCGCCCAGGAGGATGGCCATGCGATCGGCAATGCCGAAGGCCAGGTCGCGGTCATGGGTCACCACGAGGGAGGTGGCGCCGGTGCGGTCGTTCAGACGCACGATTTCCTCGGCAATGGTCACGGCAATCAAGGGGTCCAGCTCGCTGGTGGGTTCATCGTAGAGGATGAGCTGGGGTTCCACCACCAAGGCCCGGGCGATGGCGACGCGCTTTTTCATGCCGCCGGAAAGTTCGCCGGGCAGTTTGTGTTCGGTGCCGGCCATGCCCACGAGCTCCAGTTTTTCCCGGACGATGCGCTGAATTTCCTCGGGGGGCTTGAGGCGGTGCTCGCTGAGGTAAAGCCCCACATTTTCGCCCACGGTGAGGGAATTGAGGAGCGCGCCGCTTTGGAAGACCATGGCCATGCGGTAGCGGTCCATGATCTGGCCGCCGTCCACCGGCTGGCCATCAATTAAGATTTCGCCGGCGTCCGGGTTTTCCAATCCGATGATGTGGCGGAGCAGGACACTTTTGCCGCTGCCGCTGGGCCCCATGATGACGAACAGCTCGCCGGGGGCCACCTCGAAGCTCAAGTCGTGCAGCACGGTTTGCTGGCCGTAGGCCTTGTTGAGGCCGCGCACGGCCACCTTGACGCCCTTGGGATGGGATTCCGCCGGATTCATTCCTCGAAGTAGAGCAGCAGCCGGGTGACAAAATAGTCCAAAATCAGGATGAGCACGATGGAGTTGACGACGGCCTTGGTGACGGAGCGGCCGATGCCGCGCGGGCCGCCGATGGTGACCAGTCCCTGATGGCAGGAGACCAGCCCGACCACGAGGGCGAAGCAGAAGGTTTTGAACAGGCCATGCGCCAGGTCGCCCAATTCCACGATTTCCTGCAGGTTGTTGAAATAGGTGGGAAAGGAAATGGCGATGGACTGGTTGTAATGGGCCACCACCGCGCCGCCCAGCCAGCCGGTCAACACGGCAAACAACACCAGGGTGGGCAGCGCCACGGCGATGGCGGTCATGCGGGGCAGGACCAGATAATGGACGGGATTGATGTTGAGGGTGCGGAGGGCGTCCAGTTCCTGATAGACTTTCATGGAGCCAATTTCGGCCGCCATGGCGGAGCCGATGCGGCCGGCGATCAGGATGGACATCATGACCGGCGCCAGCTCCTTGCAGATGCTGATGCCCACCACGCCGCCCAAGAGGCTGGCCAGGCCGCGCTCGGCCAGCACGGGGCCGGTCTGCAGGGCCAGCACGCCGCCAATGAAAAAGGAGAGGATGCACGCCATCAACAAACTGGCGTTGCCGATTTCAAACATCTGATCCATGACCTTCTGGCGATGGCGCAGGAGCAAGGGCAGCGCCTGCAGCGTGCGCCAGAACAGAATCAGCATCTCGCCAATGTTTTGAAACATGGTATCCGGCCCGCGGGGGGGTGTAGGCCCCGCGCCTTCATTTCCTTAACGCGGAATGCGATGGATTTCAAAGCAAATCCCACAGACTCCGCAAAGGGGCTGAGGGATGGCCTGAATCCGCGGCGGGCGGCGACGGCTCATCCCCTGGCCATGAGGGCCTTGATGGGCTGGCCCTGGCCGTCGCGGGTGACATAGAAGGGCCGTTTTTCAACTTCGTAGGCGAGCTGGGGGGAGATGCCCATCAAATAATAAATTGTGGCGTGGAGGTCTTCGATGACCACGCGGTCCCGCAAGGTCTTGCAGGGCCGTTCATCGGCGGTCAGGCCGTGCAGGTAGCCTTTTTTCACGCCGCCGCCCCACATCAGGACGCAGCCGGCATCGGTGAAGTGGCGGTGCATGCCGTAGTGTTTGGGGTCCTGAATGGTGTCGGGGACATCCACCTGGTCTTTGACTTTTTTATCGGGTTTGCCTTCGACGAGGGAGTCGCGGCTGAACTCGCTGGCCAGCACGACGAGGGTGCGATCCAGGAGGCCGCGCTCTTCGAGGTCCAAAATCAGGCGGGCAATGGGCGCGTCAATGGCCTGCTTCATGTGCACCAGTTTTTCGTGGCCGTTCTCGTGGGTGTCCCAGTTGAGAAAGGGGATGTACTCGGTGGTGACCTCGATGAAACGCGCCCCGGCCTCGGCCAGCCGGCGGGCCAGCAGGCAACCCAGGCCAAAGCGGCCCACAGTGCTTTTTTCGTAGGTGCCGTCGCGGGTTTGCCGCGCTTCGGAGATTTTGGCGAGGTTGGTCACTCCGCCGGTGTATTGGCGCAGCGAGGCTTCAGGTTCCAGGCTTAAATCGAAAGCCTTGGCGGCGGGCGAGTTGAGCAGGCGGTGGGCGTTGTCCATCGCCCGCAGCAAGGATTCGCGCTGGTACTCGCTGCCGTGGCGCATGATGGGGCTGTGGGCCAGGAGCTGGCGGTAAAAACGCTCGCGGTTTTGAAAGCGTCCCGGCGTCATGCCTTCCGGGGGCTGGATGGCCCGCGCGGCCTGCTCGGGAAACGGGATGTTAAAGGGGCCGTATTCGCTTCCCAGAAAGCCGGCGGTGGTGAAGGCCTTAAGCTCCTCACCTTCGCCGACGTCGAAACGCTGGCCAATGTTGATGAAGGCGGGGACGGCGGGATTGAGGGGCCCCAGGGTGCGGGCGATGACCGCGCCAAGGTGGGGCGCCGCCACCGTCTGGGGGGGCGCATAACCGGTGTGCCACTGGTATTGATGGCGGGAGTGCAAGATGAAGCCGAGGTCCCCCGCGGTGTAGGAGCGGATCAACGTGCCGCGGTCCATGACTTTGGCCAGGTTTTCCAGCCCTGCCGAGAAGCGGATGCCGTCCACCACCGTGGGGATGCTGGGAAAGGTGCTGAGGACGTCGGAGGGTTTGAGGCCACTGGAAAACGGCGTGTAACGCTTGGGATCGAAGGTTTCGGTGTGGGCCATGCCGCCGGCCATCCAGAGAATGATGAGGCGGTCGGCTGCGGGTTCGATTTTGGGGGCGCTTTCGGCCGCCAAACGGCGCGGGAAACCGGCCGCCAGGGCGCCGAGCATGGCGGCGGAGGCGGTTTTCAGAAAGTCACGGCGCGAGGGAGGAATAGGACGGTGCCACATAACCAGAGCGGATTAGTAAATCATTTGAAATTCCGGCAGCATGGCCAGGCTCCAGAGGAAATCTTCCCAGCCTTCGCGGCGGCCATGTTCTTTCAAGTAGCGGCGAATCAGCGCCTCTTCGCGGGGCGTGGGGGGGCGTCCCAACGCCTGCCGGTAAACCTGGCGGATTAATGCCTCCGGCGGCTGGGGGGAGCGCTCGTTCAAGCGGGCGGCGCCTTCCTGGAGCAGGGCAGCCAGGGTTTTGCCGTTGGCCAGCTCCAGCATCTGGAGGGTGGTGGCCTGGGTGGGGCGGACGGTGCAGACCTGCTCGCGGTTGGGCCGGTCGAGGGCCACGGCCAGGGGATCGGCGGCTACCCAGACGGCGCGATAGCGTCCCCAGCGTTCGCAGGAATGGATGGCGGCGGCAAATGCGCGTTCGTTGAGCCAGTCAGCTTCCTGGCGGGCTGCGTCCGCGGGCAGCATTTCCCATTCAGCCAACGGCGGGAGGGATTCCCAATCATTGGTGCTGGCGGTGGTCCAGCGCCACTGTTGGGCCAAATCCGGCGTCCAGTCCTGGCCGTCCACGCGCAGGCGCAGGAAGGCGGCGAGGCTACGGGTGGTGGGCAGGGGTGTTTTTTCCGGTTTTTTGCCAACCCGCACCGCGAGCCGGTTGAAGCCGGCGCGGAGATGGGGGGCCAGGTCCATGACGGCGGGGGTGGCGGCAGAACGGGTGTCCCCCACGGCCTGGCCATTGACAAAAAGTTTCCATTCCAGGTTGGCGGCCAGCACAGCCTGGGCTGCGGCAGGCCGGCCGGGGAGCACCCATTCCCGGACAAACCAGGTCATCCAGTGGTTGGTGGCGGTTTCCGCGGAGGAGGTGGTTTGCAACACGGTGATTTGTTGTAGGCGCTGGGTCTGGATGTGCGGCGGCTCGGTAAGCAGCCAGTCCACGGTGGGCTGGGGCGAAGGGTAGCCCGCGCCGGTGATGTCGGCGAGCACATCGCGGAATTGCTCGGCGGTGAGCCGTCGCACCAGGGGGCCGCGGAAAACATAAGTGGAAGAGGGCGCCTCCGAGCCGGGCACCGCGGGCCGCTGATAGGCGCGGGAGGTGAGCAGCGTGGCCATCAGATGCTTGATATCATAGCCGTGGGCCACAAAGTCCTCCGCCAGCCAGTCCAGTAATTCCGGATGCCAGGCCGGAGCATCCATATCGTCCACTGGTTCCACCAGACCATGGCCGAAGAAGCGGGCCCAAAGGCGGTTGACCAGGGTGCGGGGAAGGCGGCCGTTGCGTTCACTGGTCATGAGGGAGGCGATTTGACGGAAGCGCTCCTGGCGATTGGTGGAGGGGGTGAGGGTGCCCAGCTCAGGATACAAGAAAGCATAGCCCGCCTTGCGGCCGGTGGGCTTGTCGCACTCAAAAATTTCCAGGGGCTCTTCGCTGAAGACATTGGCCAGGGCATAGGTGCCCGCCAGGGTGTAGTCGTTGATGA
This DNA window, taken from Verrucomicrobiia bacterium, encodes the following:
- a CDS encoding ATP-binding cassette domain-containing protein; protein product: MNPAESHPKGVKVAVRGLNKAYGQQTVLHDLSFEVAPGELFVIMGPSGSGKSVLLRHIIGLENPDAGEILIDGQPVDGGQIMDRYRMAMVFQSGALLNSLTVGENVGLYLSEHRLKPPEEIQRIVREKLELVGMAGTEHKLPGELSGGMKKRVAIARALVVEPQLILYDEPTSELDPLIAVTIAEEIVRLNDRTGATSLVVTHDRDLAFGIADRMAILLGGRLRALGTPAQIRQCPDPEVQKFLSADFKFKPQT
- a CDS encoding RHS repeat-associated core domain-containing protein; this encodes MIAEVEEVTGEVRMHVWGADLSGSLQGAGGVGGLLMTFIINGPNAGVYFPVYDGNGNVMGYVRGADGLLVVQYEYGPFGELLRATGPLSQTFNYLFSTKPLDWEIGLLYYGHRYYNPTTGRWPSRDPLGEKGGINLYEFVRNNPILKVDPDGRNPIIIGGGIIVVGGGGAYVGLCINRWACRRYRDLTLGLGEAQANANAPDGSTHRGAGATPGNDADMLTHCITSCDLARHPGPCGSPDRALDFMQERETGNDAATQIDRLNNEVGFGVGISSQRQGQTCTAACLAALNRGLLYTIRNGAPASSPPRR
- a CDS encoding ABC transporter permease; translation: MFQNIGEMLILFWRTLQALPLLLRHRQKVMDQMFEIGNASLLMACILSFFIGGVLALQTGPVLAERGLASLLGGVVGISICKELAPVMMSILIAGRIGSAMAAEIGSMKVYQELDALRTLNINPVHYLVLPRMTAIAVALPTLVLFAVLTGWLGGAVVAHYNQSIAISFPTYFNNLQEIVELGDLAHGLFKTFCFALVVGLVSCHQGLVTIGGPRGIGRSVTKAVVNSIVLILILDYFVTRLLLYFEE
- a CDS encoding MlaD family protein, which codes for MRNTLETRLGIFAALAVIVAVIILELAGSKDLFLKTYPVHALFKNVHELKVGDPVKMAGVPVGRVDSVTLTNNLVQVTLRLRKDVVVRTDSKARIKFTGLMGQNFVALDFGSEKGLPLEPGKFIETVEGADLSEMLAKVDNVASGIENITRSFSGDRIDNLLGPLTDFLKQNREPLTLTIGNLRSISDQIAQGRGTVGRLIREDTLHTTAVNTLSNFEATALEVRSAIDEGRAVIANAKTITTNLNLALSRVNEMLDGVQAGKGTVGLLLKDDKLYTETSTAMTNLREIMQKINRGQGSVGRLVNDESLFKNAKLTLQKLDKATESLEDQGPLSVLGMAVGTLF
- a CDS encoding DUF1501 domain-containing protein, with protein sequence MWHRPIPPSRRDFLKTASAAMLGALAAGFPRRLAAESAPKIEPAADRLIILWMAGGMAHTETFDPKRYTPFSSGLKPSDVLSTFPSIPTVVDGIRFSAGLENLAKVMDRGTLIRSYTAGDLGFILHSRHQYQWHTGYAPPQTVAAPHLGAVIARTLGPLNPAVPAFINIGQRFDVGEGEELKAFTTAGFLGSEYGPFNIPFPEQAARAIQPPEGMTPGRFQNRERFYRQLLAHSPIMRHGSEYQRESLLRAMDNAHRLLNSPAAKAFDLSLEPEASLRQYTGGVTNLAKISEARQTRDGTYEKSTVGRFGLGCLLARRLAEAGARFIEVTTEYIPFLNWDTHENGHEKLVHMKQAIDAPIARLILDLEERGLLDRTLVVLASEFSRDSLVEGKPDKKVKDQVDVPDTIQDPKHYGMHRHFTDAGCVLMWGGGVKKGYLHGLTADERPCKTLRDRVVIEDLHATIYYLMGISPQLAYEVEKRPFYVTRDGQGQPIKALMARG
- a CDS encoding DUF1553 domain-containing protein; amino-acid sequence: MHPRLFHALAWLGLLPAFWATAALSPEQQQQLPPPAARTVDFVKDIQPILQVSCAHCHGRGKDKGGFKIDTRTDLLRGGDSGPAVRVGDSRGSLLIEMVSGLDPDNLMPKKGKRLTAQQVGLLRAWIDQGLAWPADITFARQPLHNLHPRRLEPPPPTATSGPHPVDRWLEGYYRKHGVPPAAPAPDGVWVRRVYLDVLGVLPTLAEQEAFAADRRADKRALLVHRLLQDQHRYAEHWLSFWNDLLRNDYKGTGYIDGGRKQITAWLYSALATNMPYHQMVRELLNPSPESEGFLKGIVWRGAVNSSQTPAMQAAQNVSHVFMGVNLKCASCHDSFINDYTLAGTYALANVFSEEPLEIFECDKPTGRKAGYAFLYPELGTLTPSTNRQERFRQIASLMTSERNGRLPRTLVNRLWARFFGHGLVEPVDDMDAPAWHPELLDWLAEDFVAHGYDIKHLMATLLTSRAYQRPAVPGSEAPSSTYVFRGPLVRRLTAEQFRDVLADITGAGYPSPQPTVDWLLTEPPHIQTQRLQQITVLQTTSSAETATNHWMTWFVREWVLPGRPAAAQAVLAANLEWKLFVNGQAVGDTRSAATPAVMDLAPHLRAGFNRLAVRVGKKPEKTPLPTTRSLAAFLRLRVDGQDWTPDLAQQWRWTTASTNDWESLPPLAEWEMLPADAARQEADWLNERAFAAAIHSCERWGRYRAVWVAADPLAVALDRPNREQVCTVRPTQATTLQMLELANGKTLAALLQEGAARLNERSPQPPEALIRQVYRQALGRPPTPREEALIRRYLKEHGRREGWEDFLWSLAMLPEFQMIY